One stretch of Podospora pseudoanserina strain CBS 124.78 chromosome 4, whole genome shotgun sequence DNA includes these proteins:
- a CDS encoding hypothetical protein (COG:S; EggNog:ENOG503P0EU) — MNFEFNNTVGGDPLLEQLRYDHRDRYSYTTAVSSSAPLQNITSTALTTMSQSSRQSLSPVTSWLPLDLTGTMSAPVSVHSPNSASGAASSPDDHSAHSPTHQSAMSSPLQQQHSPYHTAAHQNPTGLISDWPLPTQQATTDLSQFIQDSALMHFNPFMTGFQQGAIEYLPATTQGLENQGLQLEPAFAISPVDDGSQALQWGTSGMANWQDFEPIGFHPDGLPRGVTSSLGSHSPTGTYLEVLSLGGSSDNGWTTVDPMFPNYTQNAAIFNPSQTLHLRSESGSSTSDRNSLEFGSYEEVSFPPYSPYSPGSDSYVDPSSNHRNCPPGDHHHHHQHNHQHSHQQHHPHQPTSTELISPAAAVAPMSIKTVAATSRPVASGSGAGSVSPPARRNSGTRKSPIAKATKSVIRRTSTGKKDGTGEKKVGRRRGPLLPEQRKQASEIRKLRACLRCKFLKKTCDKGEPCAGCQPSHARLWQVPCTRIDIKDIGYFMKDWKADYERHLGRGMSVFNVKGFAQKETLMWITHGYGFALPVMVREVYVADDSCFQVDWVESTLTDQEPIEFDIRTEHLDVGQEGISSEALSEYLDKHIDEGFERFIDDHFEGTPFITDIFKTAYRYYAKERSPVIRKALKLVVAYNLTLHITMIEQPQTEAAMEGQIDDEDSKYYGKVVAPVMINFQIKCAMADLWRELQKDVLEELSALYSSVYSGERLKNWPTIFMLASILLAVWEEIQFDCHYRVPDPVAVEKFCTDMETVPVGVIVGLFHAISQKLPSFTEWDTRRHGQLLNNNPAVCDAMTEVRQHVIKHESYLRTRADSKFDRYDFDSLSNKLLSKLVIRAN, encoded by the exons ATGAACTTCGAGTTCAACAACACTGTTGGGGGGGACCCTTTGCTGGAGCAGCTCAGATATGATCATCGCGACCGCTACTCCTATACCActgccgtctcctcctccgctcctCTCCAGaacatcacctccaccgccttgaCAACCATGTCCCAGTCAAGTCGTCAAAGCCTGAGCCCAGTTACGAGCTGGCTTCCACTTGACCTCACCGGCACCATGAGCGCGCCTGTGTCGGTTCACTCTCCCAACTCTGCCAGTGGAGCAGCTTCATCGCCCGATGACCACAGTGCCCATTCACCGACTCACCAGAGCGCCATGTCGAGccctcttcaacagcagcactCCCCATACCACACAGCTGCCCACCAGAACCCAACAGGTCTCATCTCGGACTGGCCTCTTCCCACCCAGCAAGCGACTACTGATCTTTCTCAGTTTATCCAGGACTCGGCTTTGATGCACTTCAACCCTTTCATGACCGGCTTTCAGCAGGGCGCCATCGAGTATCTTCCAGCGACCACTCAGGGCTTGGAGAATCAAGGGTTACAGTTGGAGCCCGCGTTTGCCATTTCACCAGTCGACGACGGCTCCCAGGCATTGCAGTGGGGGACCTCTGGCATGGCAAACTGGCAGGATTTTGAGCCCATTGGTTTCCACCCCGACGGTCTTCCACGGGGCGTGACAAGCAGTCTGGGAAGCCATTCGCCCACGGGGACATACTTGGAGGTTTTGTCgcttggtggcagcagcgacAACGGGTGGACAACAGTTGACCCGATGTTTCCGAACTACACCCAAAACGCTGCAATTTTCAACCCAAGTCAAACCCTGCACTTGCGCAGCGAGTCGGGGTCATCTACATCTGACAGAAACTCTCTCGAGTTTGGCAGCTACGAAGAGGTCTCCTTCCCACCATATTCCCCTTACTCGCCTGGTTCCGACAGCTATGTAGACCCATCATCGAACCACCGAAACTGTCCCCCTggtgaccaccaccatcatcaccagcacaaccaccagcacagccaccagcaacatcaccctcatcagCCCACATCAACCGAACTGATCAGTCCAGCCGCTGCTGTTGCCCCCATGTCTATCAAGACCgtcgccgccaccagcagaCCAGTTGCCAGCGGTAGCGGAGCTGGGTCCGTCTCACCTCCCGCCAGAAGAAACTCTGGGACAAGAAAGAGCCCCATTGCCAAGGCCACCAAGTCGGTAATTCGGAGAACGTCAACCGGCAAGAAGGATGGGACgggcgagaagaaggttggCAGGCGTCGTGGGCCTTTGCTTCCTGAGCAACGCAAGCAGGCCAGTGAAATTAGGAAGCTTCGCGCTTGCCTTCGCTGCAAGTTCCTCAAGAAGACCTGTGACAAGGGCGAACCTTGTGCTGGTTGCCAGCCATCTCACGCGCGTCTCTGGCAAGTTCCTTGCACTCGTATTGACATCAAGGATATCGGCTATTTCATGAAGGACTGGAAGGCTGATTACGAGCGTCATCTTGGCCGTGGAATGTCGGTTTTCAACGTCAAGGGTTTCGCTCAAAAGGAGACCCTCATGTGGATCACCCATGGCTATGGCTTTGCTCTTCCAGTTATGGTCCGCGAGGTGTATGTGGCTGATGACAGCTGCTTCCAGGTTGACTGGGTTGAGTCGACTTTGACCGATCAAGAACCTATTGAGTTTGACATCCGCACGGAGCACCTTGATGTTGGCCAGGAGGGTATCTCGTCTGAGGCTCTCTCTGAATACCTTGACAAGCACATTGACGAGGGCTTCGAAAGATTCATTGACGACCACTTTGAGGGCACTCCTTTCATCACCGACATCTTCAAGACCGCATACCGCTACTACGCCAAGGAAAGATCGCCCGTCATTCGCAAGGCTCTCAAGCTTGTTGTGGCTtacaacctcacccttcACATCACCATGATCGAGCAACCACAAACCGAGGCTGCTATGGAGGGTCAGATTGATGACGAGGACTCAAAGTACTATGGAAAGGTTGTGGCCCCTGTCATGATCAACTTCCAGATCAAGTGCGCCATGGCCGATTTGTGGCGTGAGCTTCAGAAAGATGTTCTGGAGGAACTCTCTGCGCTTTACTCTAGCGTGTACAGTGGTGAGCGCTTGAAGAACTGGCCAACCATCTTCATGCTCGCTTCCATCCTTCTTGCCGTCTGGGAGGAGATCCAGTTTGACTGCCACTACCGCGTGCCGGATCCAGTTGCTGTTGAGAAGTTCTGCACCGACATGGAGACTGTCCCAGTGGGTGTCATTGTTGGTCTTTTCCACGCCATCTCCCAGAAGCTTCCATCATTCACTGAGTGGGACACCCGGAGACACGGTCAGCTCTTGAATAACAACCCTGCGGTCTGTGACGCCATGACCGAAGTCAGACAGCACGTCATCAAGCATG AGTCTTACCTCCGGACGCGTGCGGACTCCAAGTTTGACCGTTATGACTTTGATTCATTATCAAACAAGCTCCTCTCAAAGCTCGTCATCCGTGCCAACTAA
- the RAM1 gene encoding CAAX farnesyltransferase (FTase) subunit beta (COG:O; EggNog:ENOG503NU8I), which yields MSPPSQQRRVLFSWKNKEKKTTSTTMPTSQSPPPGPSQQPPPQATTSSQPDDLEVVTDDNDSDYSSIDSEIPFSTPNLPPSMTTMMIDSLFTTPPPLHDPLITPTSTLQDETLSDILPFLSSSPLPPDLFTYNAYNVPSLRREAHIAFLHASLGRLPGKFVAADASRPWFLYWCLSGLAMLGEDVSRYRDSVKETARSMQNGSGGFGGGGGQLSHLATSYAVVLALAIVGAEEGFEVIDRRQMWRWLGGLKQRDGGFEVSVIITLLDLPLDLTPESPAYKPDDPSFNLLSGVADYVRRCQTYEGGISSSPSAEAHGAYAFCALGCLSLLGPPSITIPETLNLPSLLSWLSSRQYAPEGGFSGRTNKLVDGCYSHWVGACFPLIEAALANSPTPVNDSLFSREGLIRYILNCCQDETKRGGLRDKPGKMSDAYHSCYVLSGLSAGMHQWVLEDEEWMVLPYLEGEQVFENADRVRPVHPVYVIPQGAVRAMRGYFRGKGGFN from the exons ATGAGCCCCCCATCGCAACAAAGAAGAGTATTATTCAGCTGGAAgaacaaggaaaagaagactACCTCGACCACAATGCCAACctcacaatcaccaccaccgggcccttcccaacaaccaccaccccaagctACCACCTCATCACAACCTGACGACCTCGAAGTCGTAaccgacgacaacgacagcGACTACTCCTCCATCGACTCTGAAATCCCCTTTTCAACCCCcaatctccccccttccatgACCACAATGATGATAGACAGCCTCTtcacaaccccaccccccctccacgaccccctcatcaccccaacctccaccctccaaGACGAGACCCTATCcgacatcctccccttcctctcctcctcccccctcccccccgatCTCTTCACCTACAACGCCTACaacgtcccctccctccgccggGAGGCTCACATTGCCTTTCTTCATGCCTCGCTTGGTAGGTTGCCAGGGAAGTTTGTCGCCGCGGACGCGAGCAGGCCCTGGTTTTTGTACTGGTGTCTTAGTGGGTTGGCCatgttgggggaggacgTGAGCCGGTATAGGGATAGTGTAAAAGAGACGGCGAGGTCGATGCAGAATGGGagtggggggtttggtggtgggggtgggcagCTGAGTCATCTTGCTACGTCGTAtgcggtggtgctggcgtTGGCGATTGTTGGG gcAGAGGAAGGCTTTGAGGTTATTGATAGGAGGCAGATGTGGAGGtggctgggggggttgaagcAGAGGGATGGTGGGTTTGAGGTCT CTGTTATCATCACGCTGCTCGATCTGCCGCTCGATCTAACTCCCGAATCGCCCGCATATAAACCCGACGACCCGAGTTTTAACCTCCTGTCTGGAGTAGCTGACTACGTTCGACGAT GCCAAACCTACGAAGGCgggatatcctcctccccctccgccgaAGCCCACGGCGCCTACGCCTTTTGCGCATTGGGgtgcctctccctcctcggccccccGAGTATCACCATCCCCGaaaccctcaacctcccctccctgcTGTCATGGCTCTCTAGCCGGCAGTACGCCCCCGAAGGAGGCTTCTCGGGGCGGACCAACAAGCTCGTTGACGGGTGTTATTCCCACTGGGTCGGGGCGTGCTTCCCCTTGATTGAGGCCGCTCTGGCCAATTCCCCAACTCCGGTGAATGACAGTTTGTTCAGTCGGGAGGGGTTGATACGTTATATTCTGAACTGCTGTCAGGATGAGACTAAGAGGGGGGGGCTGAGGGATAAGCCGGGTAAGATGAGTGACGCGTATCATAGCTGTTATGTGCTGAGTGGTTTGAGCGCGGGGATGCATCAGTGGGTGTTGGAAGACGAGGAGTGGATGGTGCTGCCTTATTTGGAAGGGGAACAGGTTTTTGAGAATGCGGATCGGGTGAGGCCGGTGCATCCTGTTTATGTGATCCCGCAAGGGGCGgtgagggcgatgagggggTATTttagggggaagggggggtttaACTGA
- a CDS encoding hypothetical protein (EggNog:ENOG503P46V) codes for MVGFYMQYLESLCRRRGWHDPSYECYRDSSGYTCLVLVNGREYQTDLAYESGNLAQENAAMRAFMVCRNFSVNGGMLARNGIVQGLPADDSSVRKSRKSSRHHPSTSHRRSGHHSSSSSTTSLE; via the exons ATGGTTGGCTTCTACATGCAGTACCTGGAGA GTCTTTGCCGCCGGCGTGGATGGCACGACCCCAGCTACGAGTGCTACCGCGACAGCAGCGGCTACACTTGCCTGGTTCTGGTGAATGGCCGTGAGTACCAGACGGACCTTGCATACGAATCCGGGAACCTGGCCCAGGAAAACGCAGCCATGCGTGCTTTTATGGTTTGCCGGAACTTTTCAGTCAATGGCGGCATGCTTGCCCGCAACGGGATCGTCCAGGGGCTGCCTGCCGACGACAGCAGCGTTCGCAAGTCTCGGAAGAGCAGCCGGCACCACCCGTCTACAAGCCACCGCAGGTCTGGACACCACTCCAGCAGCAGTTCGACCACCTCTTTGGAGTGA
- the MPG1 gene encoding mannose-1-phosphate guanyltransferase (COG:M; EggNog:ENOG503NTZ3), which produces MKALILVGGFGTRLRPLTLTLPKPLVEFGNKRMILHQIEALAAAGVTDIVLAVNYRPEIMEKYLAEYEKEFGINITISIESEPLGTAGPLKLAEEVLRKDDTPFFVLNSDVTCDYPFKELAAFHKSHGDEGTIVVTKVEEPSKYGVVVHKPGHPTKIDRFVEKPVEFVGNRINAGMYILNTSVLDRIELRPTSIEQETFPAMVKDGQLHSFDLEGFWMDVGQPKDFLTGTCLYLSSLAKKQSKLLTPTTEPFVYGGNVLIDPSAKIGKNCRIGPNVTIGPDVVVGDGVRLQRCVLLSGAKVKDHAWVKSTIVGWNSVVGRWARLENVTVLGDDVTISDEVYVNGGSVLPHKTIKANVDVPAIIM; this is translated from the exons ATGAAGG CCCTAATTCTCGTCGGCGGCTTTGGCACTCGCCTTCGCCCTCTC ACTCTGACCCTCCCCAAGCCTCTGGTCGAGTTCGGCAATAAGCGGATGATCCTGCACCAGATCGAGGCCCTTGCAGCTGCTGGTGTTACCGACATTGTATTGGCTGTCAACTACCGCCCCGAGATTATGGAGAAGTACCTGGCCGAG TACGAAAAAGAATtcggcatcaacatcaccatctcgaTCGAATCCGAGCCCCTCGGCACGGCCGGCCCGCTCAAGCTCGCCGAGGAGGTGCTCCGTAAGGACGACACCCCCTTTTTCGTGCTCAACTCGGACGTGACGTGCGATTACCCCTTCAAGGAGCTCGCCGCCTTCCACAAGTCGCACGGCGATGAGGGGACCATTGTCGTGaccaaggtggaggagcccTCCAAGTACGGCGTCGTGGTTCACAAGCCGGGGCACCCGACCAAGATTGACCGCTTCGTCGAGAAGCCGGTCGAGTTTGTGGGCAACAGGATCAACGCGGGCATGTACATCCTCAACACGTCGGTCCTTGACCGCATCGAGCTGAGGCCCACCTCGATCGAGCAGGAGACCTTCCCCGCCATGGTGAAGGACGGGCAGCTGCACTCTTTTGACCTGGAGGGCTTCTGGATGGACGTCGGGCAGCCAAAGGATTTCTTGACGGGGACGTGCCTGTACCTGTCGAGCCTGGCGAAGAAGCAGAGCAAGCTGCTGACCCCGACGACGGAGCCGTTTGTGTACGGGGGGAACGTGCTGATTGACCCGAGCGCCAAGATTGGGAAGAACTGCAGAATAGGGCCCAACGTGACGATTGGGCcggatgtggtggtgggggatggggtgaggCTGCAGAGGTGTGTGCTGCTCTCGGGGGCCAAGGTGAAGGATCACGCTTGGGTGAAGAGCACGATTGTGGGGTGGAACAgtgtggtggggaggtgggcgaggttggagaaTGTGACGGTGTTGGGGGATGATGTGACGATTAGTGATGAGGTTTATGTTAATGGGGGGAGTGTGCTGCCTCACAAGACGATCAAGGCGAATGTGGATGTGCCGGCTATTATTATGTAA